A region of Anopheles merus strain MAF chromosome 2R, AmerM5.1, whole genome shotgun sequence DNA encodes the following proteins:
- the LOC121589100 gene encoding probable low-specificity L-threonine aldolase 2 produces the protein MYASVETGGDNGTADHVRVVDFRSDTISVPTPSMRQAMFTAVVGDDVYGEDPTVRQLEQRSAALFGKEAALFVPSGTMANLLAMMVHCSRRGTEAIVGDIAHGFLYEQGGAAQIAGVLLNTIKNNPDGTFCLNELVRKFRGFDVHEPNTVLVMVENTHNICGGKVLPLDWLEKLAAICREKGAKVHMDGARVFNAASYLNLPVSRIVRDVDSVCFCLSKGLACPVGSILLGTKEFIKEAHRLRKALGGGMRQVGFLAAAGLCALDEIVPKLKDDHARTRRVAEAIDRMGSPIFKVDLANLHTNILMVEILSKQIHSSDFAHRLATVAPGEMEAGVVDADGKGIAVKVSARDWTFARIVIYTNITDEDVELAIKKIRYVVAEYEKEL, from the exons ATGTACGCTTCGGTAGAAACGGGTGGTGATAATGGTACCGCGGACCATGTGCGTGTGGTCGATTTTCGCTCTGACACGATCAGCGTGCCGACACCGAGCATGCGCCAAGCCATGTTTACCGCCGTGGTGGGCGACGACGTGTATGGGGAGGATCCGACCGTGCGCCAGCTGGAGCAACGATCGGCCGCCCTGTTCGGCAAGGAGGCGGCACTGTTTGTGCCGTCCGGCACGATGGCTAATCTGTTGGCGA TGATGGTCCACTGCTCACGCCGCGGCACGGAAGCCATCGTGGGCGATATTGCGCACGGGTTTCTCTACGAGCAGGGCGGCGCGGCACAGATCGCGGGCGTGCTGCTGAACACGATCAAAAACAACCCCGACGGGACGTTCTGTTTGAACGAGCTAGTGCGCAAGTTCCGCGGCTTTGACGTTCACGAGCCGAACAcggtgctggtgatggtggagaATACGCACAACATATGCGGGGGCAAGGTGCTTCCGTTGGATTGGCTCGAGAAGCTCGCCGCGATCTGTCGCGAGAAGGGTGCCAAGGTGCACATGGATGGGGCCCGCGTATTTAATGCCGCCAGCTACCTGAATTTGCCCGTTTCACGCATCGTGCGGGACGTTGATTCGGTGTGTTTCTGCCTGAGCAAGGGACTGGCCTGTCCGGTTGGATCCATCCTGCTCGGAACGAAGGAGTTTATCAAGGA GGCACATCGTTTGCGGAAAGCTTTGGGCGGTGGAATGCGCCAGGTTGGATTTCTGGCTGCCGCTGGGCTGTGTGCGTTGGATGAGATCGTTCCCAAGCTGAAGGATGACCATGCCCGGACGAGACGGGTCGCGGAAGCCATCGATCGGATGGGTAGTCCTATATTCAAGGTAGATTTGGCCAATCTGCACACCAACATTCTGATGGTGGAGATCCTGAGTAAGCAGATACACTCGAGCGATTTCGCCCATCGGCTGGCCACCGTTGCACCGGGCGAAATGGAAGCGGGTGTGGTCGATGCGGATGGTAAGGGCATTGCGGTGAAGGTGAGTGCACGCGATTGGACGTTCGCGCGCATCGTAATCTACACCAACATTACGGATGAGGACGTCGAGTTGGCTATCAAAAAGATTCGCTATGTCGTGGCAGAATATGAAAAAGAGTTGTAA
- the LOC121589099 gene encoding uncharacterized protein LOC121589099, whose amino-acid sequence MSRMYRWGWLAALLVLVIISAVQSSNPQEYDGRSMLQDFRNRFMTYEHIEIDECPLKYLRTVYSDYCHVALIKKNASSTCLGVLINDYYLLSTAECVPEDWKSVQVQLQNNFNLPIADRLVYPNYKALNVTSGKAPILLRINGTTEYRLPQENTAACLWPKDNVISYSKVQDIAFGTTLGKLIQNTTVCLASTQEDCLKTTFAQWCERNPTGSLLQIRDLDKYSMHPMVVSLFCNEQQQLVPVSRYADWIRDVIALDRILFAIPDAGLGEKCITKDDKEGVCLRLEACPQVYRQLKGKGRNLAALQQCGFEGGDVLNCCTPDDMLKAEDKQAKLQSIRHEIEHCHELYDVHRRTTKEQQLHSQLALILGDEGKVECVGTLIAKQFALTAAQCVLRVKSKTITVQLGTTGKDEWFNQTRSVVSTVVHPMFDHHTNHYNIALLALDTPVAITEHTVPACMWPEKDRMPAQLISTGYDAASDAIIADTVNPLYYIDCRLKYYSNLTLTEACVLPDTDISYCGDEPTACAESGTGLYGTVYMTSDWRPVNFVVGIYSNGAQCAQHRPAIYTRVSEYYPWIRAQLYLMAQDM is encoded by the exons ATGAGCCGCATGTATCGTTGGGGTTGGTTAGCAGCGCTACTGGTGTTGGTGATCATTAGCGCAGTGCAAAGTT CCAATCCTCAGGAGTACGATGGACGTTCGATGTTGCAAGACTTTAGGAACCGCTTTATGACCTACGAGCACATTGAGATCGATG AGTGTCCCTTGAAGTATCTCCGAACGGTGTACAGCGACTATTGTCACGTTGCGCTCATCAAGAAAAATGCCAGCAGCACCTGTCTGGGAGTGTTGATAAACGACTATTATCTGCTATCGACCGCAGAATGTGTGCCAGAAGACTGGAAATCGGTTCAGGTGCAGCTGCAAAACAACTTCAATCTACCGATCGCCGATCGGCTGGTATATCCCAACTACAAGGCACTTAACGTGACCAGCGGAAAAGCGCCAATTCTGTTGCGAATTAATGGAACAACCGA ATACAGACTGCCCCAGGAAAACACGGCCGCCTGTCTCTGGCCAAAGGATAATGTTATCTCCTACTCCAAAGTGCAAGATATCGCTTTCG GTACTACCCTTGGAAAACTCATTCAAAATACGACCGTCTGTTTGGCATCGACGCAGGAAGATTGCCTCAAAACAACCTTTGCCCAATGGTGCGAAAGG AACCCAACGGGCAGCCTGTTGCAAATACGTGATTTGGACAAATACTCCATGCACCCGATGGTGGTCAGCTTGTTCTgcaacgagcagcagcagctggtgcCGGTGTCACGGTACGCCGACTGGATTCGCGATGTGATTGCGCTGGACCGAATTTTGTTCGCGATCCCGGACGCCGGACTGGGTGAAAAGTGTATCACGAAAGATGATAAGGAAGGTGTTTGCCTGCGCCTCGAAGCCTGCCCCCAGGTCTACCGGCAGCTGAAGGGCAAGGGGCGCAATTTGGCCGCCCTCCAGCAGTGCGGTTTCGAAGGGGGCGATGTGTTAAACTGCTGCACGCCCGACGACATGCTGAAGGCAGAGGACAAGCAGGCAAAGCTGCAGAGCATCCGGCACGAGATTGAGCACTGCCACGAGCTGTACGATGTGCACCGCCGCACGACCaaggagcagcagcttcacTCGCAACTTGCGCTTATACTGGGCGACGAGGGCAAGGTGGAATGCGTCGGAACACTGATCGCGAAGCAGTTCGCACTGACCGCGGCCCAGTGTGTTTTACG CGTCAAGTCTAAGACAATTACGGTACAGCTGGGAACTACCGGAAAGGACGAATGGTTCAACCAAACACGTAGCGTCGTGTCCACTGTGGTTCATCCGATGTTTGATCATCACACTAATCATTATAACATCGCCCTGCTAGCACTCGACACACCGGTCGCGATTACCGAGCACACTGTACCGGCCTGTATGTGGCCCGAAAAGGATCGAATGCCTGCCCAGCTCATCTCAACCGGGTACGATGCCGCCTCGGACGCCATCATCGCTGATACGGTGAACCCACTGTACTACATCGACTGTCGTCTGAAGTACTATTCCAACCTTACGCTAACGGAGGCATGCGTACTACCCGATACGGACATTTCCTACTGTGGTGATGAGCCAACGGCTTGTGCAGAATCAGGCACTGGACTGTACGGTACGGTGTACATGACGTCAGACTGGCGCCCGGTAAACTTCGTGGTCGGCATCTACAGCAACGGTGCCCAGTGTGCTCAGCATCGTCCGGCGATTTATACGCGAGTAAGCGAGTACTACCCGTGGATCAGGGCTCAGCTCTATCTGATGGCACAGGATATGTGA